In Macrobrachium nipponense isolate FS-2020 chromosome 36, ASM1510439v2, whole genome shotgun sequence, a genomic segment contains:
- the LOC135203598 gene encoding uncharacterized protein LOC135203598, producing MLRTAHKICLYGCNHVLHTRAFTALAETAAGASAFITQQQAPHRRSCICDLHTSAAKQSSERTPEPTRMRVISIPNPFKWLHNQVEIATLKREWDPNFSIEDFKYGVKQAVCTSSELISRREWGELRGLLSQKAITKLRSTQWTSDQVHNLVLNPKNIQVTQIDNVSLQTVVDRKYCDIDVTVIGTRAPYNPDKHSLVVLEYFARFHREYTDYVLPEWTITVFKLNNFEAYQRKVGT from the exons ATGCTACGAACAGCACACAAAATATGCTTATATGGATGCAATCATGTGTTGCATACTAGAGCATTTACTGCCTTAGCAGAAACTGCTGCAGGTGCTAGTGCCTTCATTACACAACAGCAAGCGCCACACCGGAG ATCTTGCATCTGTGATTTACACACCTCTGCTGCTAAACAGAGCTCTGAGCGAACTCCAGAGCCAACGCGAATGCGTGTTATATCCATCCCAAATCCATTTAAGTGGTTACACAACCAGGTAGAAATAGCCACACTGAAAagagaatgggatcctaatttttCCATTGAAGACTTCAAATATGGAGTAAAACAG GCAGTGTGCACCTCGTCAGAGCTCATTAGCAGAAGAGAGTGGGGAGAGTTGCGAGGCCTTTTGTCTCAGAAAGCTATCACAAAGTTGAGGAGTACCCAGTGGACCAGTGACCAA GTACACAATTTGGTTCTTAATCCTAAGAATATACAAGTGACTCAAATAGACAATGTCAGTCTACAGACAGTTGTTG ATCGAAAGTATTGTGATATTGATGTGACTGTCATTGGGACCCGTGCACCTTATAACCCAGACAAACATTCTTTAgtagttttggaatattttgcaAG GTTCCACAGAGAATATACTGACTATGTGCTTCCAGAGTGGACCATAACAGTTTTCAAGCTCAACAATTTTGAAGCTTATCAAAGAAAAGTTGGCACTTGA